The Nomia melanderi isolate GNS246 chromosome 7, iyNomMela1, whole genome shotgun sequence genome includes a window with the following:
- the LOC116424404 gene encoding protein SERAC1 isoform X1, whose protein sequence is MGLQTYKKYIYYLKSTGICIVVMGSCWLMYQLRQMSQILGSTVPTNVLNLEQTRAQYIYIDDPRFKDVLMFRKTKNLQSSVPNQTFSISHIILKWWKSLSRNVAYKLLHLAQHGDQTEQLKALYMLNSLQYLRELKIIDWHYQHIAQMLDAKTAICLARMPNADKRFFLKPPYYHIQHKLYDTIEQVHKLLLHLNTLSQNTHPCLIHFLNKKFRDSQRDGLIFEHDLTSLGMAASPAVIWDQELLQSCVQALCHHSCHEQYSRDIVDAGGLSVLMILKKIFNNNINICVLLAKTISNISLHSEYLEQIFQAGWIGTLVEWSHNPDIRLSVPASRALANLDVNESEHVKYPRRIYLLHPLHKSKTNTKLDVVFLHGLLGGIFITWRQRDDSPAYAVVDPYMANNGTDEVSTMIGEQSQDFLRDLAYDLRKREWDKLGQDFEIILDDFPQNINENTCGPYFCSENSVSMKKCERDRRYRTQCWPKDWLPEDVPYIRVIGVNYDSNLSMWTPLCPIDGMKTTLSERSGEYLEKLLTAGIGIRPTIWVCHSMGGLLVKKMLVDEWKNGDKKNICKNTRGIIFYSTPHRGSRVAVLKHTTQMLLWPSVEVQELREESPHLLKLHEEFLDMLKQFRIEIISFSETKSTLVTALKVPFQFVSPKSADPGIGEFYEIAQDHLSICKPASRHSFLYQKLLSILKRHVTPHENEKLSPIMEFLCLPSKLF, encoded by the exons ATGGGGTTGCAaacttacaaaaaatatatatactatttGAAATCGACTGGAATTTGTATCGTTGTGATGGG gAGTTGTTGGCTTATGTACCAATTGCGACAAATGTCACAAATTTTAGGATCTACTGTACCCACTAATGTTTTGAACTTGGAACAAACACGCgcacaatatatttatattgacgATCCACGGTTTAAAG ATGTACTTATGTTTCGAAAGACTAAAAATTTGCAATCGTCCGTACCaaatcaaacattttctattagtCATATCATATTGAAATGGTGGAAATCATTGAGTCGTAATGTagcatataaattattacatttagcTCAACATGGAGATCAAACCGAACAATTAAAGGCATTATACATGTTAAATTCCTTACAATATTTAAGAG aattaaaaattatagattGGCACTATCAACACATTGCACAGATGTTAGATGCTAAAACAGCAATATGCTTGGCAAGAATGCCAAATGCTGATAAAAGATTTTTCTTGAAGCCACCATATTATCATATACAACACaaattatat GATACAATAGAACAGGTACATAAATTGCTTCTTCATTTGAACACGTTATCACAAAACACTCATCCATGTCTTATTCACttcttgaataaaaaatttagaGATTCACAACGT GATGGTTTGATATTCGAACACGATTTAACAAGCTTAGGAATGGCTGCTTCTCCGGCTGTAATATGGGATCAAGAATTGTTACAGAGTTGTGTTCAAGCATTGTGTCATCATTCTTGCCATGAACAGTATAGTAGAg aTATTGTGGATGCAGGAGGACTTTCAGTGTTGATGATactgaagaaaatttttaataacaatattaatatatgtgTATTACTCGCAAAAACAATTTCTAACATTTCCCTTCATTCAGAATATTTAGAACAGATTTTCCAAGCag GATGGATCGGTACATTAGTGGAATGGTCTCACAATCCTGATATACGGTTATCAGTACCTGCTAGTCGCGCATTAGCAAATTTAGATGTAAATGAAAGTGAACATGTTAAATATCCGAGACGTATTTATCTTCTTCACCCTTTAcataaaagtaaaacaaatacAAAGTTGGATGTTGTGTTCCTTCATGGACTTCTTGGTGGTATATTTATAACATGGAGACAAAGAGACGATAGTCCTGCATATGCAGTTGTAG aTCCCTATATGGCGAATAATGGAACTGATGAAGTGTCAACCATGATAGGCGAACAATCACAAGATTTTTTAAGAGACTTAGCTTATGATTTGAGAAAACGTGAATGGGATAAACTAGGACAAGATTTTGAAATAATCTTAGATGATTTCCctcaaaatattaatgaaaatacatGTGGACCATATTTCTGTAGCGA GAATAGTGTGTCTATGAAAAAATGTGAACGTGATAGGAGGTATAGAACACAGTGTTGGCCTAAAGATTGGTTACCTGAGGATGTTCCATATATCAGAGTTATTGGAGTAAATTATGATTCAAATTTATCAATGTGGACTCCGTTGTGTCCAATAGATGGCATGAA AACCACTTTGAGTGAAAGGAGTGGGGAGTACCTTGAAAAACTACTAACTGCAGGTATAGGAATACGACCAACGATATGGGTATGTCACTCAATGGGTGGTTTACTAGTAAAAAAGATGCTTGTTGATG AATGGAAAAATggcgataaaaaaaatatatgtaaaaatacTCGCggcataatattttatagtacGCCCCATCGAGGTTCTCGTGTGGCAGTTTTGAAGCATACAACACAAATGTTGTTGTGGCCATCAGTCGAAGTACAGGAACTTCGTGAAG aatcaccacatttattaaaattacacgaGGAATTTCTGGATATGTTGAAACAATTTCGTATAgaaattattagttttagtgAAACTAAATCTACACTTGTAACTGCGCTAAAAGTTCCATTTCAGTTCGTTAGTCCTAAGTCAGCAG ATCCTGGCATAggtgaattttatgaaattgctCAAGACCATTTATCGATATGTAAACCAGCTAGCAG ACATTCCTTCTTATACCAAAAACTTTTGAGCATACTAAAACGCCATGTAACTCCTCATGAGAATGAAAAACTTTCTCCAATTATGGAATTTTTGTGTTTGCcaagtaaattattttga
- the LOC116424404 gene encoding protein SERAC1 isoform X2 yields MGLQTYKKYIYYLKSTGICIVVMGSCWLMYQLRQMSQILGSTVPTNVLNLEQTRAQYIYIDDPRFKDVLMFRKTKNLQSSVPNQTFSISHIILKWWKSLSRNVAYKLLHLAQHGDQTEQLKALYMLNSLQYLRDWHYQHIAQMLDAKTAICLARMPNADKRFFLKPPYYHIQHKLYDTIEQVHKLLLHLNTLSQNTHPCLIHFLNKKFRDSQRDGLIFEHDLTSLGMAASPAVIWDQELLQSCVQALCHHSCHEQYSRDIVDAGGLSVLMILKKIFNNNINICVLLAKTISNISLHSEYLEQIFQAGWIGTLVEWSHNPDIRLSVPASRALANLDVNESEHVKYPRRIYLLHPLHKSKTNTKLDVVFLHGLLGGIFITWRQRDDSPAYAVVDPYMANNGTDEVSTMIGEQSQDFLRDLAYDLRKREWDKLGQDFEIILDDFPQNINENTCGPYFCSENSVSMKKCERDRRYRTQCWPKDWLPEDVPYIRVIGVNYDSNLSMWTPLCPIDGMKTTLSERSGEYLEKLLTAGIGIRPTIWVCHSMGGLLVKKMLVDEWKNGDKKNICKNTRGIIFYSTPHRGSRVAVLKHTTQMLLWPSVEVQELREESPHLLKLHEEFLDMLKQFRIEIISFSETKSTLVTALKVPFQFVSPKSADPGIGEFYEIAQDHLSICKPASRHSFLYQKLLSILKRHVTPHENEKLSPIMEFLCLPSKLF; encoded by the exons ATGGGGTTGCAaacttacaaaaaatatatatactatttGAAATCGACTGGAATTTGTATCGTTGTGATGGG gAGTTGTTGGCTTATGTACCAATTGCGACAAATGTCACAAATTTTAGGATCTACTGTACCCACTAATGTTTTGAACTTGGAACAAACACGCgcacaatatatttatattgacgATCCACGGTTTAAAG ATGTACTTATGTTTCGAAAGACTAAAAATTTGCAATCGTCCGTACCaaatcaaacattttctattagtCATATCATATTGAAATGGTGGAAATCATTGAGTCGTAATGTagcatataaattattacatttagcTCAACATGGAGATCAAACCGAACAATTAAAGGCATTATACATGTTAAATTCCTTACAATATTTAAGAG attGGCACTATCAACACATTGCACAGATGTTAGATGCTAAAACAGCAATATGCTTGGCAAGAATGCCAAATGCTGATAAAAGATTTTTCTTGAAGCCACCATATTATCATATACAACACaaattatat GATACAATAGAACAGGTACATAAATTGCTTCTTCATTTGAACACGTTATCACAAAACACTCATCCATGTCTTATTCACttcttgaataaaaaatttagaGATTCACAACGT GATGGTTTGATATTCGAACACGATTTAACAAGCTTAGGAATGGCTGCTTCTCCGGCTGTAATATGGGATCAAGAATTGTTACAGAGTTGTGTTCAAGCATTGTGTCATCATTCTTGCCATGAACAGTATAGTAGAg aTATTGTGGATGCAGGAGGACTTTCAGTGTTGATGATactgaagaaaatttttaataacaatattaatatatgtgTATTACTCGCAAAAACAATTTCTAACATTTCCCTTCATTCAGAATATTTAGAACAGATTTTCCAAGCag GATGGATCGGTACATTAGTGGAATGGTCTCACAATCCTGATATACGGTTATCAGTACCTGCTAGTCGCGCATTAGCAAATTTAGATGTAAATGAAAGTGAACATGTTAAATATCCGAGACGTATTTATCTTCTTCACCCTTTAcataaaagtaaaacaaatacAAAGTTGGATGTTGTGTTCCTTCATGGACTTCTTGGTGGTATATTTATAACATGGAGACAAAGAGACGATAGTCCTGCATATGCAGTTGTAG aTCCCTATATGGCGAATAATGGAACTGATGAAGTGTCAACCATGATAGGCGAACAATCACAAGATTTTTTAAGAGACTTAGCTTATGATTTGAGAAAACGTGAATGGGATAAACTAGGACAAGATTTTGAAATAATCTTAGATGATTTCCctcaaaatattaatgaaaatacatGTGGACCATATTTCTGTAGCGA GAATAGTGTGTCTATGAAAAAATGTGAACGTGATAGGAGGTATAGAACACAGTGTTGGCCTAAAGATTGGTTACCTGAGGATGTTCCATATATCAGAGTTATTGGAGTAAATTATGATTCAAATTTATCAATGTGGACTCCGTTGTGTCCAATAGATGGCATGAA AACCACTTTGAGTGAAAGGAGTGGGGAGTACCTTGAAAAACTACTAACTGCAGGTATAGGAATACGACCAACGATATGGGTATGTCACTCAATGGGTGGTTTACTAGTAAAAAAGATGCTTGTTGATG AATGGAAAAATggcgataaaaaaaatatatgtaaaaatacTCGCggcataatattttatagtacGCCCCATCGAGGTTCTCGTGTGGCAGTTTTGAAGCATACAACACAAATGTTGTTGTGGCCATCAGTCGAAGTACAGGAACTTCGTGAAG aatcaccacatttattaaaattacacgaGGAATTTCTGGATATGTTGAAACAATTTCGTATAgaaattattagttttagtgAAACTAAATCTACACTTGTAACTGCGCTAAAAGTTCCATTTCAGTTCGTTAGTCCTAAGTCAGCAG ATCCTGGCATAggtgaattttatgaaattgctCAAGACCATTTATCGATATGTAAACCAGCTAGCAG ACATTCCTTCTTATACCAAAAACTTTTGAGCATACTAAAACGCCATGTAACTCCTCATGAGAATGAAAAACTTTCTCCAATTATGGAATTTTTGTGTTTGCcaagtaaattattttga
- the LOC116424404 gene encoding protein SERAC1 isoform X3 has translation MIKLFLRNAQHGDQTEQLKALYMLNSLQYLRELKIIDWHYQHIAQMLDAKTAICLARMPNADKRFFLKPPYYHIQHKLYDTIEQVHKLLLHLNTLSQNTHPCLIHFLNKKFRDSQRDGLIFEHDLTSLGMAASPAVIWDQELLQSCVQALCHHSCHEQYSRDIVDAGGLSVLMILKKIFNNNINICVLLAKTISNISLHSEYLEQIFQAGWIGTLVEWSHNPDIRLSVPASRALANLDVNESEHVKYPRRIYLLHPLHKSKTNTKLDVVFLHGLLGGIFITWRQRDDSPAYAVVDPYMANNGTDEVSTMIGEQSQDFLRDLAYDLRKREWDKLGQDFEIILDDFPQNINENTCGPYFCSENSVSMKKCERDRRYRTQCWPKDWLPEDVPYIRVIGVNYDSNLSMWTPLCPIDGMKTTLSERSGEYLEKLLTAGIGIRPTIWVCHSMGGLLVKKMLVDEWKNGDKKNICKNTRGIIFYSTPHRGSRVAVLKHTTQMLLWPSVEVQELREESPHLLKLHEEFLDMLKQFRIEIISFSETKSTLVTALKVPFQFVSPKSADPGIGEFYEIAQDHLSICKPASRHSFLYQKLLSILKRHVTPHENEKLSPIMEFLCLPSKLF, from the exons ATGATAAAGCTATTTCTTAGAAATG cTCAACATGGAGATCAAACCGAACAATTAAAGGCATTATACATGTTAAATTCCTTACAATATTTAAGAG aattaaaaattatagattGGCACTATCAACACATTGCACAGATGTTAGATGCTAAAACAGCAATATGCTTGGCAAGAATGCCAAATGCTGATAAAAGATTTTTCTTGAAGCCACCATATTATCATATACAACACaaattatat GATACAATAGAACAGGTACATAAATTGCTTCTTCATTTGAACACGTTATCACAAAACACTCATCCATGTCTTATTCACttcttgaataaaaaatttagaGATTCACAACGT GATGGTTTGATATTCGAACACGATTTAACAAGCTTAGGAATGGCTGCTTCTCCGGCTGTAATATGGGATCAAGAATTGTTACAGAGTTGTGTTCAAGCATTGTGTCATCATTCTTGCCATGAACAGTATAGTAGAg aTATTGTGGATGCAGGAGGACTTTCAGTGTTGATGATactgaagaaaatttttaataacaatattaatatatgtgTATTACTCGCAAAAACAATTTCTAACATTTCCCTTCATTCAGAATATTTAGAACAGATTTTCCAAGCag GATGGATCGGTACATTAGTGGAATGGTCTCACAATCCTGATATACGGTTATCAGTACCTGCTAGTCGCGCATTAGCAAATTTAGATGTAAATGAAAGTGAACATGTTAAATATCCGAGACGTATTTATCTTCTTCACCCTTTAcataaaagtaaaacaaatacAAAGTTGGATGTTGTGTTCCTTCATGGACTTCTTGGTGGTATATTTATAACATGGAGACAAAGAGACGATAGTCCTGCATATGCAGTTGTAG aTCCCTATATGGCGAATAATGGAACTGATGAAGTGTCAACCATGATAGGCGAACAATCACAAGATTTTTTAAGAGACTTAGCTTATGATTTGAGAAAACGTGAATGGGATAAACTAGGACAAGATTTTGAAATAATCTTAGATGATTTCCctcaaaatattaatgaaaatacatGTGGACCATATTTCTGTAGCGA GAATAGTGTGTCTATGAAAAAATGTGAACGTGATAGGAGGTATAGAACACAGTGTTGGCCTAAAGATTGGTTACCTGAGGATGTTCCATATATCAGAGTTATTGGAGTAAATTATGATTCAAATTTATCAATGTGGACTCCGTTGTGTCCAATAGATGGCATGAA AACCACTTTGAGTGAAAGGAGTGGGGAGTACCTTGAAAAACTACTAACTGCAGGTATAGGAATACGACCAACGATATGGGTATGTCACTCAATGGGTGGTTTACTAGTAAAAAAGATGCTTGTTGATG AATGGAAAAATggcgataaaaaaaatatatgtaaaaatacTCGCggcataatattttatagtacGCCCCATCGAGGTTCTCGTGTGGCAGTTTTGAAGCATACAACACAAATGTTGTTGTGGCCATCAGTCGAAGTACAGGAACTTCGTGAAG aatcaccacatttattaaaattacacgaGGAATTTCTGGATATGTTGAAACAATTTCGTATAgaaattattagttttagtgAAACTAAATCTACACTTGTAACTGCGCTAAAAGTTCCATTTCAGTTCGTTAGTCCTAAGTCAGCAG ATCCTGGCATAggtgaattttatgaaattgctCAAGACCATTTATCGATATGTAAACCAGCTAGCAG ACATTCCTTCTTATACCAAAAACTTTTGAGCATACTAAAACGCCATGTAACTCCTCATGAGAATGAAAAACTTTCTCCAATTATGGAATTTTTGTGTTTGCcaagtaaattattttga
- the LOC116424404 gene encoding protein SERAC1 isoform X4, which yields MIKLFLRNAQHGDQTEQLKALYMLNSLQYLRDWHYQHIAQMLDAKTAICLARMPNADKRFFLKPPYYHIQHKLYDTIEQVHKLLLHLNTLSQNTHPCLIHFLNKKFRDSQRDGLIFEHDLTSLGMAASPAVIWDQELLQSCVQALCHHSCHEQYSRDIVDAGGLSVLMILKKIFNNNINICVLLAKTISNISLHSEYLEQIFQAGWIGTLVEWSHNPDIRLSVPASRALANLDVNESEHVKYPRRIYLLHPLHKSKTNTKLDVVFLHGLLGGIFITWRQRDDSPAYAVVDPYMANNGTDEVSTMIGEQSQDFLRDLAYDLRKREWDKLGQDFEIILDDFPQNINENTCGPYFCSENSVSMKKCERDRRYRTQCWPKDWLPEDVPYIRVIGVNYDSNLSMWTPLCPIDGMKTTLSERSGEYLEKLLTAGIGIRPTIWVCHSMGGLLVKKMLVDEWKNGDKKNICKNTRGIIFYSTPHRGSRVAVLKHTTQMLLWPSVEVQELREESPHLLKLHEEFLDMLKQFRIEIISFSETKSTLVTALKVPFQFVSPKSADPGIGEFYEIAQDHLSICKPASRHSFLYQKLLSILKRHVTPHENEKLSPIMEFLCLPSKLF from the exons ATGATAAAGCTATTTCTTAGAAATG cTCAACATGGAGATCAAACCGAACAATTAAAGGCATTATACATGTTAAATTCCTTACAATATTTAAGAG attGGCACTATCAACACATTGCACAGATGTTAGATGCTAAAACAGCAATATGCTTGGCAAGAATGCCAAATGCTGATAAAAGATTTTTCTTGAAGCCACCATATTATCATATACAACACaaattatat GATACAATAGAACAGGTACATAAATTGCTTCTTCATTTGAACACGTTATCACAAAACACTCATCCATGTCTTATTCACttcttgaataaaaaatttagaGATTCACAACGT GATGGTTTGATATTCGAACACGATTTAACAAGCTTAGGAATGGCTGCTTCTCCGGCTGTAATATGGGATCAAGAATTGTTACAGAGTTGTGTTCAAGCATTGTGTCATCATTCTTGCCATGAACAGTATAGTAGAg aTATTGTGGATGCAGGAGGACTTTCAGTGTTGATGATactgaagaaaatttttaataacaatattaatatatgtgTATTACTCGCAAAAACAATTTCTAACATTTCCCTTCATTCAGAATATTTAGAACAGATTTTCCAAGCag GATGGATCGGTACATTAGTGGAATGGTCTCACAATCCTGATATACGGTTATCAGTACCTGCTAGTCGCGCATTAGCAAATTTAGATGTAAATGAAAGTGAACATGTTAAATATCCGAGACGTATTTATCTTCTTCACCCTTTAcataaaagtaaaacaaatacAAAGTTGGATGTTGTGTTCCTTCATGGACTTCTTGGTGGTATATTTATAACATGGAGACAAAGAGACGATAGTCCTGCATATGCAGTTGTAG aTCCCTATATGGCGAATAATGGAACTGATGAAGTGTCAACCATGATAGGCGAACAATCACAAGATTTTTTAAGAGACTTAGCTTATGATTTGAGAAAACGTGAATGGGATAAACTAGGACAAGATTTTGAAATAATCTTAGATGATTTCCctcaaaatattaatgaaaatacatGTGGACCATATTTCTGTAGCGA GAATAGTGTGTCTATGAAAAAATGTGAACGTGATAGGAGGTATAGAACACAGTGTTGGCCTAAAGATTGGTTACCTGAGGATGTTCCATATATCAGAGTTATTGGAGTAAATTATGATTCAAATTTATCAATGTGGACTCCGTTGTGTCCAATAGATGGCATGAA AACCACTTTGAGTGAAAGGAGTGGGGAGTACCTTGAAAAACTACTAACTGCAGGTATAGGAATACGACCAACGATATGGGTATGTCACTCAATGGGTGGTTTACTAGTAAAAAAGATGCTTGTTGATG AATGGAAAAATggcgataaaaaaaatatatgtaaaaatacTCGCggcataatattttatagtacGCCCCATCGAGGTTCTCGTGTGGCAGTTTTGAAGCATACAACACAAATGTTGTTGTGGCCATCAGTCGAAGTACAGGAACTTCGTGAAG aatcaccacatttattaaaattacacgaGGAATTTCTGGATATGTTGAAACAATTTCGTATAgaaattattagttttagtgAAACTAAATCTACACTTGTAACTGCGCTAAAAGTTCCATTTCAGTTCGTTAGTCCTAAGTCAGCAG ATCCTGGCATAggtgaattttatgaaattgctCAAGACCATTTATCGATATGTAAACCAGCTAGCAG ACATTCCTTCTTATACCAAAAACTTTTGAGCATACTAAAACGCCATGTAACTCCTCATGAGAATGAAAAACTTTCTCCAATTATGGAATTTTTGTGTTTGCcaagtaaattattttga
- the eRF1 gene encoding eukaryotic release factor 1 isoform X2, with the protein MSHEETSADRNVEIWKIKKLIKSLEMARGNGTSMISLIIPPKDQISRVSKMLADEFGTASNIKSRVNRLSVLGAITSVQHRLKLYTKVPPNGLVIYCGTIVTEEGKEKKVNIDFEPFKPINTSLYLCDNKFHTEALTALLADDNKFGFIVMDGNGALFGTLQGNTREVLHKFTVDLPKKHGRGGQSALRFARLRMEKRHNYVRKVAEVATQLYISNDKPNIAGLILAGSADFKTELSQSDMFDPRLQAKVIKLVDVSYGGENGFNQAIELAAESLQNVKFIQEKKLIGRYFDEISQDTGKYCFGVEDTLRALELGSVETLICWENLDIQRYVLKNHTNAEEKVSHLTPEQEKDKTHFTDKESGVELELVECQPLLEWLANNYKSFGATLEIITDKSQEGSQFVRGFGGIGGILRYKVDFQSLQADEPLDDVDLDDY; encoded by the exons ATGTCCCACGAGGAGACTTCCGCCGACCGCAATGTCGAGATCTGGAAGATCAAGAAACTCATAAAAAGTCTCGAAATGGCTAGAGG AAATGGGACAAGCATGATTTCGTTAATAATCCCACCGAAAGATCAAATATCAAGAGTAAGCAAAATGTTAGCGGATGAATTTGGAACAGCTTCGAACATTAAATCGCGTGTAAATAGATTATCTGTTTTGGGTGCAATCACATCAGTCCAACATAGGTTAAAATTATATACGAAAg tGCCTCCAAATGGCCTGGTTATATACTGTGGTACCATTGTAACAGAAgagggaaaggaaaaaaaagttaACATTGATTTTGAACCTTTTAAGCCTATTAATACTTCCCTATATCTTTGTGATAATAAG tttcataCTGAAGCTCTCACAGCATTACTCGCAGATGATAACAAATTTGGTTTCATAGTTATGGATGGTAACGGAGCACTATTTGGTACATTACAAGGAAATACTCGTGAAGTACTACACAAGTTTACCGTAGATCTTCCAAAGAAGCATG GCAGAGGTGGTCAATCCGCTCTCCGTTTTGCTCGATTACGCATGGAAAAACGACATAACTACGTTCGAAAGGTTGCAGAAGTGGCCACTCAACTCTACATTAGTAATGATAAACCTAATATTGCCGGTTTAATTTTGGCGGGTAGCGCTGACTTTAAAACAGAACTTAGTCAATCCGATATGTTTGATCCA agaTTGCAagcaaaagttataaaattagTAGATGTTTCATATGGCGGTGAGAATGGTTTCAACCAAGCTATTGAATTAGCTGCTGAATCCTTACAAAACGTAAAATTTATccaagaaaagaaattaattg GTCGTTATTTCGACGAAATTTCACAAGATACAGGAAAATACTGTTTTGGCGTAGAAGATACATTAAGAGCACTCGAATTAGGTAGTGTGGAAACACTTATCTGTTGGGAAAACTTAGATATCCAACGAtatgttttaaaaaatcatacaaACGCGGAAGAGAAAGTTTCCCATCTAACACCAGAACAAGAAAAAGACAAAACTCATTTTACTGATAAAGAG AGCGGAGTAGAATTGGAACTTGTAGAGTGTCAACCTCTACTTGAATGGCTTGCAAACAATTACAAGAGCTTTGGTGCCACCTTGGAAATCATTACAGACAAATCTCAAGAAGGTTCTCAGTTTGTAAGAGGTTTTGGCGGCATTGGAG GAATCCTCCGCTACAAAGTTGATTTCCAGTCACTGCAGGCTGATGAGCCTCTTGATGATGTTGACCTCGATGATTACTAA
- the eRF1 gene encoding eukaryotic release factor 1 isoform X1: MSHEETSADRNVEIWKIKKLIKSLEMARGNGTSMISLIIPPKDQISRVSKMLADEFGTASNIKSRVNRLSVLGAITSVQHRLKLYTKVPPNGLVIYCGTIVTEEGKEKKVNIDFEPFKPINTSLYLCDNKFHTEALTALLADDNKFGFIVMDGNGALFGTLQGNTREVLHKFTVDLPKKHGRGGQSALRFARLRMEKRHNYVRKVAEVATQLYISNDKPNIAGLILAGSADFKTELSQSDMFDPRLQAKVIKLVDVSYGGENGFNQAIELAAESLQNVKFIQEKKLIGRYFDEISQDTGKYCFGVEDTLRALELGSVETLICWENLDIQRYVLKNHTNAEEKVSHLTPEQEKDKTHFTDKESGVELELVECQPLLEWLANNYKSFGATLEIITDKSQEGSQFVRGFGGIGGILRYKVDFQSMQLEDVEVDSFDLDDY; the protein is encoded by the exons ATGTCCCACGAGGAGACTTCCGCCGACCGCAATGTCGAGATCTGGAAGATCAAGAAACTCATAAAAAGTCTCGAAATGGCTAGAGG AAATGGGACAAGCATGATTTCGTTAATAATCCCACCGAAAGATCAAATATCAAGAGTAAGCAAAATGTTAGCGGATGAATTTGGAACAGCTTCGAACATTAAATCGCGTGTAAATAGATTATCTGTTTTGGGTGCAATCACATCAGTCCAACATAGGTTAAAATTATATACGAAAg tGCCTCCAAATGGCCTGGTTATATACTGTGGTACCATTGTAACAGAAgagggaaaggaaaaaaaagttaACATTGATTTTGAACCTTTTAAGCCTATTAATACTTCCCTATATCTTTGTGATAATAAG tttcataCTGAAGCTCTCACAGCATTACTCGCAGATGATAACAAATTTGGTTTCATAGTTATGGATGGTAACGGAGCACTATTTGGTACATTACAAGGAAATACTCGTGAAGTACTACACAAGTTTACCGTAGATCTTCCAAAGAAGCATG GCAGAGGTGGTCAATCCGCTCTCCGTTTTGCTCGATTACGCATGGAAAAACGACATAACTACGTTCGAAAGGTTGCAGAAGTGGCCACTCAACTCTACATTAGTAATGATAAACCTAATATTGCCGGTTTAATTTTGGCGGGTAGCGCTGACTTTAAAACAGAACTTAGTCAATCCGATATGTTTGATCCA agaTTGCAagcaaaagttataaaattagTAGATGTTTCATATGGCGGTGAGAATGGTTTCAACCAAGCTATTGAATTAGCTGCTGAATCCTTACAAAACGTAAAATTTATccaagaaaagaaattaattg GTCGTTATTTCGACGAAATTTCACAAGATACAGGAAAATACTGTTTTGGCGTAGAAGATACATTAAGAGCACTCGAATTAGGTAGTGTGGAAACACTTATCTGTTGGGAAAACTTAGATATCCAACGAtatgttttaaaaaatcatacaaACGCGGAAGAGAAAGTTTCCCATCTAACACCAGAACAAGAAAAAGACAAAACTCATTTTACTGATAAAGAG AGCGGAGTAGAATTGGAACTTGTAGAGTGTCAACCTCTACTTGAATGGCTTGCAAACAATTACAAGAGCTTTGGTGCCACCTTGGAAATCATTACAGACAAATCTCAAGAAGGTTCTCAGTTTGTAAGAGGTTTTGGCGGCATTGGAG GTATACTGCGGTACAAAGTGGACTTTCAGAGTATGCAGTTGGAAGATGTTGAAGTTGATAGTTTTGACCTGGATGACTATTAA